The window GTTGGAGCGCTTAGACAGCGAGTGGAACACTACGCAGTTTTTGTAGTCGTCGCGGCCCATTTCCGCGCAGACTTCCAGCAAGCCCGCAGGCGCTTCGTCAAACCACAGTTCCGAATAGCACTCATCCGAAGCAATCACAAAGCCGTATTGGTCAGATAAGGCAATCAGCTTTTTAAACTGCTCTTTGGATAAGACTGCGCCTGTCGGGTTGCCCGGCGTGCAGACAAACAGCAGCGCGGTTTTCTGCCAGACTTCAGCCGGAACCGCATCAAAATCGCCTAAATAACTGTTTTCTTCCGTGCAGTTGACGAAATAAGGCTGCGCGCCGGCCAGCAGGGCTGCGCCTTCATAAATCTGGTAAAACGGATTCGGCATCACTATATAAGGCGCATCTTCACGCTTCACCACAGCCTGCACAAAAGAGAAAATCGCTTCGCGCGTGCCTGAAACCGGCAGAATATGGCTGTCTGCGCTGATGCTGCTCAGCTTAAAGCGGCGGGTCAGCCAGTCGGCAATGCTGCAGCGCAGCTCCGGCAGGCCTTTGCTGTTTGGATAGGTGGATAAATGCTGGAAGCTGTCAATAATGGCCTGCTTTACAAACTCAGGCGCAGGATGCTTCGGCTCGCCGATGGAAAGCGGGATCAGCGGCAGATCGGCAGGCTGGATATCCTGAAAAAGCTTGTTCAGCTTTTCAAAGGGATAAGGGTGCAGTAATGACAAGCTAGAGTTCATGGAGTGGTTACCGGTCAATTTAGGTTAATGTTGGCTGCAGACCTGGCTGGAAGCTTCATCCAGCGCTGACTTAAGCTGGGCAGCGAAGGTTTCGGCTTCTGCTTCGGTCATCGGCGAGCCGTCTTTCTTGGTCACAAAGAAAATATCTTCGGCGCGTTCGCCCAGTGTGGCAATTCTTGCGGAGTGAATGTCCAGCCCCTGCATCATAAATAAGCCGCCGACTTTGGCCAGAAGGCCGGGATGATCCAGCGTCGCGATTTCGACCATGTTCTGCTGCAGGGCTTCATTCAGGGTAACGTCAACGGTGTTCTCAATATCAAAATGGCGCAGCTGGCGCGGAATGCGGCGCTGCATCAGGCCCGGATATTTATCCGGCTGGCTCAGCGCTTTTTTCAGCGCGTCAATGACGGTTTCTTCGCGCTCCGGGTCGGTCAGCAGGGTGCCGAAGCGGTCCAGCACTACATAGGTATCCAGGCTGAAGGCTTTGACTGCGGTGATAATGCGCGCATCCTGCACGTCCAGATTCATCCGGTCTAAAATGGCAACGGTGGTGGCGAACAGATTCGGCTGATCCTGCGTATAGATGAAGATCTGCACCGCGTCCTGCGCGTATTTGCGGTGCGCGCGCATCAGCACCAGAGGCGCAGGGTTGTCGCCATGCTGCAGAATGGCGCGGGTATGCCATGCAATTTCA is drawn from Acinetobacter sp. WCHAc010034 and contains these coding sequences:
- the dapC gene encoding succinyldiaminopimelate transaminase; its protein translation is MNSSLSLLHPYPFEKLNKLFQDIQPADLPLIPLSIGEPKHPAPEFVKQAIIDSFQHLSTYPNSKGLPELRCSIADWLTRRFKLSSISADSHILPVSGTREAIFSFVQAVVKREDAPYIVMPNPFYQIYEGAALLAGAQPYFVNCTEENSYLGDFDAVPAEVWQKTALLFVCTPGNPTGAVLSKEQFKKLIALSDQYGFVIASDECYSELWFDEAPAGLLEVCAEMGRDDYKNCVVFHSLSKRSNLPGMRSGFVAGDAALLKPYLQYRTYHGAAMPVQHQIASIAAWNDETHVEENRALYRAKFELFQNELGGLLPLQKPDAGFYYWLKVDNDEAFAKMLMEKAHIKVLPGRYLSRDTAQGNPGENHVRMALVADIAQCEQAIQRLKAVL